A single window of Granulicella sibirica DNA harbors:
- a CDS encoding SDR family NAD(P)-dependent oxidoreductase — MSKLTNQVAVVTGASKGIGAGIAIALAAEGASVVVNYASSKAGADKVVDTITAAGGKAIAVQGDVSKPADIARLFAETKKAYGKINILVNNAGIYNMLPLEQITEEHIDSIFAVNVRGLLLTTKEALPLFGPEGGSVINIGSAVSSLNPPNSSVYTATKAAVDSITKVLAKELGARKIRVNAINPGLIETEGVTTAGFHEGDFRTWVETSSPLGRIGQVSDISPTAVYLASTDSAYVTGESLLVSGGFR, encoded by the coding sequence ATGAGCAAGCTTACGAATCAGGTCGCGGTCGTCACGGGCGCTTCGAAAGGTATTGGTGCCGGAATCGCCATCGCGCTGGCGGCTGAAGGCGCGTCCGTCGTCGTCAACTACGCCTCCAGCAAGGCCGGCGCCGACAAGGTTGTCGACACCATTACTGCCGCGGGTGGCAAAGCCATCGCGGTGCAGGGCGACGTCTCCAAGCCGGCTGACATTGCCCGGCTCTTCGCCGAGACCAAGAAGGCGTACGGCAAGATCAACATTCTCGTGAACAACGCGGGCATTTATAACATGCTGCCGCTCGAACAGATCACGGAAGAGCATATTGACAGCATCTTCGCGGTCAACGTCCGCGGCCTTCTTCTCACGACCAAGGAAGCGCTGCCGCTCTTTGGACCCGAAGGCGGAAGCGTCATCAATATCGGCTCGGCGGTCAGCTCTCTTAACCCTCCGAACTCCAGCGTTTACACCGCCACCAAGGCTGCTGTCGACTCGATCACCAAGGTTCTGGCAAAAGAACTTGGCGCGCGCAAGATTCGCGTCAACGCGATCAACCCGGGGCTGATCGAGACCGAAGGCGTCACCACCGCGGGCTTCCACGAAGGCGACTTCCGCACATGGGTCGAGACCTCCTCACCACTGGGCCGCATCGGCCAGGTCAGCGACATCTCACCGACTGCCGTATATCTCGCTTCCACGGACTCAGCCTACGTGACCGGCGAATCGCTGCTCGTCTCGGGCGGCTTCCGCTAA
- a CDS encoding NUDIX domain-containing protein, which translates to MPKRSAGLLLYRRTQGFPEVLLVHPGGPFWAKKDKGAWTIPKGEYPDDEAPLAAAIREFTEETGFPVQEPFLPLGTIKQAGGKLVSAWAFEGDCDPARLVSNTFAMEWPPRSGRMIETPEVDRARWFSLAEAAESILPSQSPLLDKLAHSLRQS; encoded by the coding sequence ATGCCAAAACGAAGTGCGGGCCTCCTCCTCTACCGCCGCACGCAGGGCTTCCCCGAGGTCCTGCTCGTGCATCCCGGCGGACCGTTCTGGGCGAAGAAGGATAAGGGCGCGTGGACAATCCCCAAGGGTGAGTACCCCGACGATGAGGCGCCTCTTGCCGCCGCCATCCGAGAGTTCACAGAAGAGACCGGCTTTCCCGTTCAGGAGCCCTTTTTACCTCTGGGGACTATCAAGCAGGCGGGCGGAAAACTCGTCTCGGCGTGGGCCTTCGAGGGCGACTGCGACCCAGCCAGGCTGGTCAGCAACACCTTCGCCATGGAATGGCCGCCGCGCTCCGGTCGCATGATCGAGACGCCCGAGGTCGACCGTGCGAGGTGGTTCTCGCTCGCCGAAGCAGCCGAGTCCATCCTGCCCAGTCAGTCGCCTCTGCTGGACAAACTCGCCCATTCCCTCCGGCAGTCCTGA
- the murQ gene encoding N-acetylmuramic acid 6-phosphate etherase — protein MPNLEKLATLTTESRNPASEHIDELPTLALLTVINDEDAKVAAAVQAELPVIARAVDAIAERFLKGGRLFYIGAGTSGRLGVLDASECPPTFSVPAELVQGLIAGGDRALRLSSEHSEDSPEEGAADLAAASFTAGDTLVGVAASGRTPYVLGALAHARALGALTIALACVANSELSASADLTIAPVTGPEVLTGSTRMKAGTATKLVLNMLSTGVMIRTGAVYGNLMVNVKPTNAKLVDRAQRIIMAATHCDQPTAASLLEASGQSVKTAIVMRKLQLDRPAAEARLSGANGILRDALHS, from the coding sequence ATGCCAAATCTCGAAAAGCTCGCCACCCTCACGACCGAGTCCCGTAACCCCGCCTCCGAACACATCGACGAGCTGCCCACTCTCGCGCTGCTCACAGTCATCAACGACGAAGACGCGAAGGTCGCCGCAGCCGTCCAGGCTGAGCTGCCGGTCATCGCGCGGGCCGTCGACGCCATCGCCGAACGCTTCCTCAAGGGCGGGCGTCTCTTCTACATCGGAGCAGGGACCAGCGGGCGACTCGGCGTGCTCGACGCGAGCGAGTGCCCTCCGACATTTTCCGTACCCGCCGAGCTTGTGCAAGGGCTTATCGCCGGCGGAGATCGCGCCTTGCGTCTGTCATCCGAGCACTCCGAAGACTCGCCCGAAGAGGGCGCTGCCGATCTGGCCGCCGCAAGCTTTACCGCCGGAGATACGCTCGTGGGGGTTGCCGCCTCCGGACGTACCCCCTACGTGCTTGGCGCGCTCGCCCACGCGCGCGCGCTTGGAGCCCTCACCATTGCCCTGGCCTGCGTTGCCAACTCCGAACTCTCGGCCTCTGCAGACCTCACGATCGCTCCTGTTACCGGCCCCGAGGTCTTGACCGGGAGCACGCGTATGAAGGCCGGTACCGCGACGAAGCTCGTCCTCAACATGCTCTCGACGGGGGTCATGATCCGCACCGGAGCCGTCTACGGAAACCTGATGGTGAACGTGAAGCCGACGAACGCCAAGCTGGTCGACCGGGCCCAGCGCATCATCATGGCCGCCACCCACTGCGATCAGCCCACCGCCGCCTCCCTGCTCGAAGCCTCCGGCCAATCCGTCAAGACCGCCATTGTGATGCGGAAGCTTCAGCTCGACCGCCCGGCAGCCGAAGCCCGGCTATCCGGGGCCAACGGGATCCTCCGCGACGCTCTGCATTCCTAG
- the frr gene encoding ribosome recycling factor has product MASAMASIVALKDLQQQLKARMEKTIEDFRGNLVSTRTGRASVHMLDQVKVDYYGTDTQISQVAQVTTPEAQLILVQPWEQSLVGAIEKAIRTSGQGFNPMHDGRVIRVPIPPMTEERRKEAVKHLAGVLEGHKTSMRNIRRDGNEAVKKAMKDKLISADDEKRANEEIQQLTDAQIKVLEDMFKAKEKEVLTV; this is encoded by the coding sequence ATGGCATCGGCGATGGCAAGTATTGTGGCGTTGAAGGATTTGCAGCAGCAGCTTAAGGCTCGGATGGAAAAGACGATCGAGGACTTCCGGGGCAACCTGGTCTCGACGCGCACGGGCCGCGCGAGCGTGCACATGCTCGACCAGGTGAAGGTCGATTACTACGGGACGGATACGCAGATCTCGCAGGTCGCGCAGGTGACGACGCCGGAGGCACAGTTGATCCTGGTTCAGCCGTGGGAGCAGTCGCTTGTGGGGGCGATCGAAAAGGCCATTCGAACCAGCGGGCAGGGCTTCAACCCGATGCACGATGGACGCGTCATCCGTGTGCCCATTCCGCCCATGACCGAGGAGCGGCGCAAGGAGGCGGTCAAGCATCTCGCCGGTGTGCTCGAAGGGCACAAGACGTCGATGCGCAACATCAGGCGTGATGGCAATGAGGCCGTGAAGAAGGCCATGAAAGACAAGCTGATCTCGGCCGACGACGAGAAGCGGGCGAACGAGGAGATTCAGCAGTTAACCGACGCCCAGATCAAGGTGCTCGAGGATATGTTCAAGGCGAAAGAGAAGGAAGTCCTGACGGTCTGA
- a CDS encoding alpha-L-arabinofuranosidase C-terminal domain-containing protein, whose translation MFRVGLKRICFCTLAVVAAVPAVRYAVAQEPATLTIDTKTVKAKVSPKLYGLMTEEINYSYDGGLYGELVSNRVFMDRFGVTRWFLHPNGAAEASMEIDHKEGPSAALTRSLALTVTKASAKDWAGVVNNGYWGIPIRPKERYKGSFWAKADSTSVGPVRIRLINNNSGQEITTEGVSTPLTTEWKEYQFELVSGTAPASQQNQLILSVENPGKVWFSLVSLFPPTYKDRVNGNRIDLSEKLAAMNPRFLRFPGGNYLEGDHINERFEWKKTIGPLVDRPTHPSPWRYHSTDGMGLLEFLLWCEDLHMQPLLAVYGGYSMMQEHVNPGPDLDPYVQDALEEIEYVTGSTSTKWGAQRAKDGHPEPFHLSYVEVGNEDWFDKSGSYDGRYAQYYKAIKAKYPDLQIIATTTVKGIKPDVIDDHYYKTAEEFYAMDKHYDTMDRTGPKIFVGEWATREGGPTPNMGAALGDAAFMTSMERNSDLIVMASYAPLLVNVNAGGMQWESDLIGYDSLSSYGSPSYYAQVLFNEYLGDEILAGTAEGAPTRFHYSATRSSQTGVIHLKLVNGSSEPQTMTINLTGAGKVASTAKLITLSGKTLGETNTLWEPTKIVPVETEFKKAGEKFTYTLPAYSIHVLELQTK comes from the coding sequence ATGTTCCGTGTTGGCTTGAAAAGAATTTGCTTCTGCACGCTGGCGGTTGTGGCCGCGGTTCCTGCGGTTCGGTATGCGGTGGCGCAGGAGCCGGCCACGCTGACGATCGATACGAAGACCGTGAAGGCGAAGGTCAGCCCGAAGCTCTACGGCCTCATGACCGAGGAGATCAACTACTCCTACGACGGCGGCCTCTATGGGGAACTGGTGAGCAACCGCGTGTTCATGGACCGCTTCGGCGTGACGCGGTGGTTCCTTCATCCCAATGGAGCGGCGGAAGCCTCGATGGAGATAGACCACAAGGAGGGCCCGAGCGCCGCGCTGACTCGCAGCCTCGCGCTGACCGTGACGAAGGCGTCGGCGAAGGATTGGGCCGGAGTCGTCAACAATGGGTATTGGGGAATCCCGATTCGGCCAAAGGAGCGCTACAAGGGCTCGTTCTGGGCGAAAGCGGATTCAACTTCCGTCGGCCCGGTGCGGATACGCCTGATCAACAACAACTCCGGCCAGGAGATCACGACGGAGGGCGTCTCGACGCCGCTGACGACCGAGTGGAAGGAGTACCAGTTTGAGCTGGTCTCAGGCACCGCACCTGCCTCGCAGCAGAACCAGCTGATTCTCTCGGTCGAGAACCCGGGCAAGGTCTGGTTCAGCCTCGTCTCGCTCTTTCCCCCGACCTACAAGGATCGCGTGAACGGAAACCGTATCGACCTCTCGGAGAAGCTGGCCGCGATGAACCCGCGGTTCCTGCGTTTCCCGGGCGGCAACTATCTCGAAGGCGACCACATCAACGAGCGCTTCGAGTGGAAGAAGACGATCGGACCTCTGGTCGACCGGCCGACCCACCCCAGCCCCTGGCGTTACCACTCGACCGACGGCATGGGCCTGCTCGAGTTTCTCCTGTGGTGCGAGGACCTGCACATGCAGCCTCTGCTCGCGGTCTACGGCGGCTATTCGATGATGCAGGAGCACGTGAACCCCGGCCCGGACCTCGACCCCTACGTGCAGGACGCGCTTGAAGAGATCGAGTACGTGACGGGAAGCACAAGCACCAAGTGGGGAGCGCAACGCGCCAAGGACGGGCATCCCGAGCCGTTTCACCTGAGCTATGTCGAGGTGGGGAACGAGGACTGGTTCGACAAGTCTGGAAGCTACGACGGCCGGTACGCTCAGTACTACAAGGCCATCAAGGCCAAGTATCCCGACCTGCAGATCATCGCGACGACGACCGTGAAGGGTATCAAGCCGGACGTCATCGACGACCATTACTATAAGACCGCCGAAGAGTTCTACGCGATGGACAAGCACTACGACACGATGGACCGCACCGGCCCGAAAATCTTCGTCGGCGAGTGGGCCACCCGTGAGGGCGGACCGACACCGAACATGGGCGCCGCGCTTGGCGATGCCGCGTTCATGACGTCGATGGAGCGGAACAGCGACCTGATCGTGATGGCCTCGTACGCTCCGCTTCTGGTGAACGTAAACGCGGGCGGAATGCAGTGGGAGAGCGACCTGATCGGGTACGACTCACTCTCGAGCTATGGATCTCCGAGCTATTACGCGCAGGTGCTGTTCAACGAGTATCTGGGCGATGAGATCCTGGCGGGAACGGCGGAGGGCGCTCCCACCCGTTTCCACTACTCGGCCACGCGGAGTTCGCAGACCGGCGTGATTCATCTGAAGCTCGTCAATGGAAGCTCGGAGCCGCAGACGATGACCATCAACCTGACCGGTGCAGGCAAAGTCGCGTCGACGGCAAAGCTGATCACGCTCAGCGGGAAGACGCTTGGCGAGACAAACACGTTGTGGGAGCCAACGAAGATCGTGCCAGTCGAGACGGAGTTCAAGAAGGCTGGGGAGAAGTTCACCTACACGCTGCCGGCCTACTCGATTCATGTCTTGGAACTGCAGACGAAGTAG
- a CDS encoding tannase/feruloyl esterase family alpha/beta hydrolase: MRRLSFCLVLMFAFGMVRPAFADCAAVKGLHEDGMTINVAEVITTGTVKLPYGSSYGTPATGLPAFCRVAGVLRPTPDSNIKFEVWMPVAAWGQRLLIGGNGGFAGTINYDEMAAGLKQGYATASTDTGHEAGAEDASWAYKHREKVVDYGYRGLHLTTVAAKKIVAAMYGKPAGHSYFDGCSNGGREALMEAQRFPDDFDGILAGAPANNWTMMLSSGIDAGQTMLLNPAAYISSMKIPAITKAALDACDNLDGVKDGIVSEPAKCHFDPEVLLCKGEDSLTCLTAPQVAVLKKLYRGGVGKDGKPMFPGFVPGGENPGWASWVLGPGPDGASGPHYAENYFRYMVTSDTRWSLLDADPATALPMAREATGHEMDAIDPDLKPFLAHGKLILYHGWNDAAISPWNTVNYWKSVRETIGAETEDASARLYMVPGMEHCAGGVGPNAFGQLMLPAGNGAGSGALDALEAWVEKGTAPGPIVATKYAGKTASISRPLCPYPASGVYDGKGDPSVVASFACKVQ; the protein is encoded by the coding sequence ATGCGCCGACTCTCGTTCTGCCTCGTTCTGATGTTTGCCTTTGGGATGGTCCGCCCCGCCTTCGCCGACTGCGCGGCGGTGAAAGGGCTGCACGAAGACGGCATGACGATCAACGTCGCCGAGGTCATCACGACGGGCACGGTGAAGCTCCCGTACGGAAGCTCCTACGGCACTCCGGCCACCGGCCTGCCGGCCTTCTGCCGCGTCGCCGGCGTACTGCGGCCCACGCCGGACTCGAACATCAAGTTCGAGGTGTGGATGCCGGTGGCCGCCTGGGGCCAGAGGCTCCTCATAGGCGGCAACGGCGGGTTCGCCGGGACCATCAACTACGACGAGATGGCCGCCGGGCTGAAGCAGGGCTACGCCACCGCGAGCACCGACACCGGCCATGAAGCCGGTGCGGAAGACGCGAGCTGGGCCTACAAGCATCGCGAGAAGGTCGTCGACTACGGCTATCGAGGCCTTCACCTGACGACCGTCGCGGCGAAGAAGATCGTCGCCGCCATGTACGGCAAGCCCGCAGGCCACTCCTACTTCGACGGCTGCTCGAATGGCGGCCGCGAGGCCCTCATGGAGGCGCAGCGCTTCCCGGACGACTTCGACGGCATTCTCGCCGGTGCCCCCGCGAACAACTGGACCATGATGCTCAGCTCGGGCATCGATGCCGGCCAGACGATGCTCCTCAACCCGGCGGCGTACATCTCGTCGATGAAGATTCCGGCGATCACGAAGGCGGCGCTCGACGCCTGCGACAACCTCGATGGCGTAAAGGATGGCATCGTGAGCGAGCCGGCCAAGTGCCACTTCGATCCCGAGGTTCTGCTCTGCAAGGGCGAAGACTCGTTGACCTGTCTGACCGCTCCGCAGGTCGCCGTACTGAAGAAGCTCTATCGCGGAGGCGTGGGCAAGGATGGCAAGCCGATGTTCCCGGGCTTTGTACCCGGTGGCGAGAATCCCGGTTGGGCATCGTGGGTCCTCGGACCCGGCCCGGACGGCGCTTCCGGCCCGCACTACGCGGAAAACTACTTCCGCTACATGGTCACGAGCGATACCAGGTGGTCGCTGCTGGACGCGGATCCCGCCACCGCCCTGCCAATGGCCCGCGAAGCCACCGGCCATGAGATGGACGCGATCGACCCGGACCTCAAGCCCTTTCTCGCGCATGGCAAGCTGATTCTCTACCACGGCTGGAACGACGCAGCCATCTCCCCGTGGAACACCGTTAACTACTGGAAGAGCGTGCGCGAGACCATCGGTGCGGAAACAGAAGACGCGTCGGCGCGGCTCTACATGGTCCCCGGAATGGAGCACTGCGCCGGCGGCGTCGGCCCGAACGCCTTCGGACAGTTGATGCTTCCAGCGGGGAATGGAGCCGGGTCGGGTGCGCTCGACGCGCTCGAAGCCTGGGTCGAGAAGGGAACAGCTCCGGGACCGATCGTGGCGACAAAGTACGCGGGTAAAACCGCGTCCATCTCGCGTCCTCTTTGCCCCTACCCGGCCAGCGGCGTCTACGACGGCAAGGGAGACCCGAGCGTCGTGGCAAGCTTCGCCTGCAAAGTTCAGTAG
- a CDS encoding DUF1778 domain-containing protein, with the protein MEIHLTPEIEARITRIAEFRGTTAEQFVLDAVLTAAEEDQRVLEGVQRGLTQSARGEFIEQDEMDRRFQKMMHS; encoded by the coding sequence ATGGAGATCCACCTGACGCCGGAGATCGAAGCGCGCATCACGCGTATCGCCGAATTTCGAGGGACCACGGCGGAGCAATTTGTGTTGGACGCCGTGCTCACCGCCGCGGAAGAGGATCAACGGGTACTCGAAGGGGTTCAGCGCGGCCTTACCCAGTCGGCGCGGGGTGAGTTCATCGAACAGGACGAGATGGATCGCCGCTTTCAGAAGATGATGCATTCCTGA
- a CDS encoding ArsR/SmtB family transcription factor codes for MATPTATGPTPTLTDEQFRLISRALADPTRHEILNTIGQCPGSTPCSTIRPEFPLSAATLSHHMKELETAGLVDSRKEGKFVSYTLRRDTLQAYIQRLAQI; via the coding sequence ATGGCAACCCCGACCGCCACCGGCCCTACCCCCACCCTCACCGACGAGCAGTTCCGTCTTATCTCCCGCGCACTCGCCGACCCCACGCGCCACGAGATTCTCAACACCATCGGCCAGTGCCCCGGCTCGACCCCGTGCAGCACCATCCGGCCCGAGTTTCCGCTGAGCGCCGCGACGCTCTCGCACCACATGAAGGAGTTAGAAACGGCCGGCCTCGTCGATTCGCGCAAGGAAGGTAAGTTCGTCAGCTATACGCTCCGGCGGGATACGTTGCAGGCCTACATTCAGCGGCTGGCGCAAATCTAA
- the ruvB gene encoding Holliday junction branch migration DNA helicase RuvB — protein sequence MSDDGDRLVSARRGEDDAAFELKLRPTRLMEFIGQEKAKEQLAIALEAAKNRGEALDHVLLFGPPGLGKTTLATIIANELGVGYQQTSGPALQIQGDLTAILTNLRERQVLFLDEIHRLQAVLEEKLYTALEDYTLDIMIGTGPSARTHVMEIKPFTFVAATTRPGLLSSPLRSRFGILLRLEFYTEDELRFVVERSAEVIGVPIDHDGAAEIAMRSRGTPRIANRLLRRVRDYAQVRANGEINRKVAMAALSMLEVDAHGFDELDRRLLRTIIEKYDGGPVGLNTLAAALAEEQEALEEVYEPFLIQIGFLDRTPRGRVATRLAYEHFGIEMPGTGRLF from the coding sequence ATGAGTGACGACGGCGATCGGCTGGTTTCGGCTCGGCGCGGTGAGGATGATGCGGCGTTCGAGCTGAAGCTTCGGCCTACCCGGCTGATGGAGTTTATCGGTCAGGAGAAGGCGAAGGAGCAGCTTGCGATCGCGCTCGAGGCGGCGAAGAATCGCGGCGAGGCGCTCGATCACGTGCTCCTCTTTGGCCCTCCCGGGCTTGGCAAGACAACGCTCGCGACCATCATCGCCAACGAGCTTGGCGTCGGCTACCAGCAGACCAGCGGACCCGCCTTGCAGATTCAGGGGGATCTGACGGCGATCCTGACCAACCTGCGCGAGCGACAGGTTCTCTTCCTCGACGAGATTCACCGTCTGCAGGCTGTGCTCGAAGAGAAGCTCTACACGGCGCTCGAGGATTACACGCTCGACATCATGATCGGCACCGGCCCTTCGGCGCGAACGCATGTGATGGAGATCAAGCCGTTCACCTTCGTCGCGGCGACGACTCGTCCCGGCCTCCTAAGCTCACCCCTTCGAAGTCGCTTCGGCATTCTCCTGCGGCTGGAGTTCTACACCGAAGATGAGCTGCGCTTCGTCGTCGAAAGATCGGCCGAGGTGATTGGCGTTCCGATCGATCACGACGGCGCGGCGGAGATCGCCATGCGGTCGCGAGGAACTCCGAGAATAGCGAACCGCCTTCTGCGGCGCGTGCGCGACTACGCCCAGGTTCGAGCGAACGGAGAGATCAACCGGAAGGTTGCGATGGCCGCGCTCTCCATGCTCGAAGTCGACGCCCATGGATTCGACGAACTGGACCGGCGTCTCCTGCGGACGATCATCGAAAAGTACGACGGCGGCCCGGTCGGATTGAATACTCTGGCCGCCGCGCTGGCCGAGGAGCAGGAGGCGCTCGAAGAGGTCTACGAGCCCTTCCTTATTCAGATCGGCTTCCTCGATCGCACTCCGCGCGGGAGAGTAGCGACCCGCCTGGCGTACGAGCACTTCGGAATCGAGATGCCAGGAACGGGACGGCTCTTCTGA
- a CDS encoding ABC transporter permease, with product MDGTIAPASPYPTARSEPMSILRQDLSYTFRRLARSPGFAVAVILSISLGIAANATIFSMVSRFVLRPAPVGDPSTLRALYTLHDGDQCCNNFPLPAFEDVRDQVKSFSGVSAYNELVPASIGGAGEPERVWGQAASANFFDVLSLPMLAGRGFLGSEENQQVIVLSHRLWQRRFASDPSVIGKSIDLSGHPYTVVGVTPAGFRGVDLILDSEFWVPLGNVTSLVPNLSGITSRDMHWLAVVARLKPGVTSAQADAELSTLAKRLAIAYPATDKGNGFLSDRAGSLPKRDKAAVLAFLASLSVVVLLLLAIACANVANLMLARAASRQREMAVRVALGATRMRIIRQMVMESVILALGGGLVGTLLSAWATRGLAAFHFPAPVPLNLTLSIDWQVLAYVFVLSVGAGILFGVAPALAALRPRLANALKGEDILARPGRRITTRDALIVGQIAMCLVLLTATGIFLRSLQQAANIDIGFRSNGIVSAQVDPSANGYTVERTVQFLMRLRENIASQPGVISAVVTDSVPLNGGNRSDGFHAQVKPKGLASKPSDQDPSVEMYMATPGYFEALGIPRISGRDLANESPTGPKVALVNQTFVKKIFGTENPIGQNVVDGDAVYQVIGVVGDIKSRTLGEQARPVLFRSLEQAVLKDPASSYTVMVRSTADPAAIVGIVRNQVRALDTGIAVFNVQTMQEHLRDALFLPRLAAMLFGIFGFIGLTLASVGLYGAMSYSVSQRTREIGIRMALGAQISSVRRLFVRKGMLLTLVAVGIGVPASLALSRLFTSVLYGVRANDPATFVSVPIFLCLVALAACWLPARRASRVDPQTVLRAE from the coding sequence ATGGACGGAACCATCGCGCCCGCCTCGCCGTATCCCACCGCTCGGAGCGAACCCATGTCCATCCTGCGGCAAGACCTCTCGTACACCTTCCGGCGGCTCGCCCGTTCTCCCGGTTTCGCCGTCGCCGTCATTCTGTCGATCAGCCTTGGCATCGCGGCCAACGCGACGATCTTCTCGATGGTCAGCCGCTTCGTGCTTCGTCCCGCTCCGGTAGGAGACCCTTCGACTCTCCGGGCTCTCTACACCCTCCATGATGGCGATCAGTGCTGCAACAACTTCCCGCTGCCGGCGTTTGAGGATGTGCGCGACCAGGTGAAGTCCTTCAGCGGCGTGTCGGCGTACAACGAACTTGTGCCGGCCTCCATCGGCGGAGCAGGAGAGCCGGAGCGAGTGTGGGGTCAGGCTGCCTCCGCGAACTTTTTCGACGTGCTCAGCCTTCCGATGCTGGCAGGTCGAGGCTTTCTGGGCAGCGAAGAAAACCAGCAGGTGATCGTCCTCAGCCACCGTCTCTGGCAGCGCCGATTCGCCTCCGACCCGTCCGTCATCGGCAAGTCCATCGACCTCTCCGGACACCCGTACACGGTCGTCGGGGTGACGCCCGCTGGCTTCCGAGGCGTCGACCTCATTCTCGATTCCGAGTTCTGGGTGCCGCTCGGAAATGTAACCTCGCTCGTGCCAAATCTGTCCGGCATCACATCTCGCGATATGCACTGGCTTGCGGTCGTGGCGCGTCTGAAGCCGGGTGTCACGAGCGCCCAGGCTGACGCGGAGCTGTCTACGCTGGCGAAACGTCTTGCGATCGCGTATCCCGCAACCGATAAGGGGAACGGCTTTCTCTCGGATCGCGCAGGATCGCTGCCCAAGCGGGATAAGGCGGCTGTCCTCGCGTTCCTCGCGTCGCTCTCCGTTGTGGTCCTTCTTCTTCTTGCGATCGCCTGTGCCAACGTGGCCAACCTGATGCTGGCGCGCGCCGCGAGCCGTCAGCGCGAAATGGCTGTCCGTGTTGCCCTGGGCGCGACGAGGATGAGGATCATCCGCCAGATGGTGATGGAGTCCGTGATTCTGGCGCTCGGCGGAGGCCTTGTGGGGACGCTTCTCTCGGCATGGGCCACGCGCGGGCTCGCCGCATTCCACTTTCCCGCACCCGTCCCCCTCAACCTGACCTTGAGCATCGACTGGCAGGTGCTGGCCTATGTCTTCGTTCTGAGTGTCGGAGCGGGTATTCTCTTCGGCGTCGCACCAGCGCTGGCGGCGCTTCGTCCGCGCCTCGCGAACGCGTTGAAAGGGGAAGACATCCTCGCCCGGCCGGGACGCAGGATCACGACACGCGATGCGCTCATCGTCGGCCAGATTGCGATGTGCCTCGTCCTCCTCACCGCCACCGGAATCTTCCTTCGCAGCCTGCAGCAGGCGGCAAACATCGACATCGGCTTCCGCTCGAACGGCATCGTGAGCGCGCAGGTCGATCCGAGCGCCAACGGGTACACGGTCGAGCGTACCGTGCAGTTCCTGATGCGTCTCCGGGAAAACATCGCCTCCCAACCCGGCGTCATCTCCGCTGTTGTCACGGATAGCGTGCCTCTCAACGGCGGAAATCGCAGCGACGGCTTTCATGCCCAGGTGAAGCCAAAGGGGCTTGCATCGAAGCCCTCCGACCAGGATCCGAGTGTCGAGATGTACATGGCGACGCCAGGCTACTTCGAGGCGCTCGGCATCCCACGGATCTCGGGCAGGGACCTCGCGAATGAGTCGCCGACGGGACCGAAGGTGGCCCTCGTGAACCAGACCTTCGTAAAGAAGATCTTCGGCACCGAGAACCCCATCGGTCAGAACGTTGTCGATGGGGACGCGGTGTACCAGGTGATCGGGGTCGTGGGCGATATCAAGTCCCGTACGCTCGGTGAACAGGCGCGCCCCGTGCTCTTCCGTTCGCTCGAGCAGGCCGTGCTGAAGGATCCCGCGTCGAGCTATACCGTCATGGTGCGCTCGACCGCTGACCCCGCGGCGATTGTTGGCATTGTCCGAAACCAGGTAAGGGCGCTCGACACGGGGATCGCCGTCTTCAACGTGCAGACCATGCAGGAGCATCTTCGCGACGCACTCTTCCTGCCTCGCCTCGCAGCCATGCTCTTCGGCATCTTCGGCTTCATCGGCCTGACGCTCGCCTCAGTTGGTCTGTATGGCGCGATGAGCTATTCAGTGAGCCAGAGAACCCGGGAGATCGGCATTCGTATGGCGCTCGGCGCGCAGATCAGCTCGGTACGGCGGCTCTTCGTACGCAAAGGCATGCTGCTCACGCTGGTCGCCGTGGGGATCGGCGTGCCGGCATCGCTCGCGCTGTCACGTCTGTTCACGAGCGTCCTCTACGGGGTGCGTGCGAACGATCCGGCGACGTTTGTGAGCGTGCCGATCTTCCTCTGCCTGGTCGCGTTGGCTGCCTGCTGGCTACCCGCGCGGCGGGCGTCCCGCGTTGATCCGCAGACAGTGCTTCGGGCGGAGTGA